The segment CTATGCGGTAACAGGACCCATTTCCATTACCGTAATAGCAACTCTCTTTCTGGGAGAAAGACTGACCCTACGCAAGACCATGGGCATCCTGGTTGCCTTGACAGGAGTTCTTTGGGTCATGGGCTGGGAGTCCCTCAAAGAGTTTAGATTGGAAGGGCATATTCTGGGAGACATACTGGTTTTTGGAAGCATAATGCTTTGGGCTGGATTCACGGTATATGGCAAAAGCCTCATGGAAGAAAGAGGTGCCATGGAAGTAATAGCACTTACAACCATCATAGGGGCTATCTGGATGATTCCTGTGTCCCTCTGGGAGATGGCTGCCCTGGGCTTTTCACCTTTGGCCATTCCGTGGAAAGCCTGGGCAGCCATCGGATTTCTGGGTATTACATGCTCTTTTCTGGCCACCTTGCTTTACTTCATAGCCCTGCGTAACACAGAGTCCCAAAAGGTGGCGGTGTACCTTTACACCATCCCGCCCATGACTTATTTGGCTGCTGCCCTTTACCTAGGGGAACAAATAGGCTCGAACCTCCTGGGAGGTTCTCTTCTTATCCTGGCCGGGGTTTATTTGACAGAAAAAGGATAGATCGAGGTGCTCAAGCATATGGCAAGATCAATTTTCCTGGTAGCCTTGGCAAGAGGTTTTTGGGCTCCCCTTGGAGGTTTGGCCTTTCTGAAGAGAACCCCTCCGCTTTGGAAGTACGTTTGGATTCCGGCCTTGCTCAACTTGGTTCTCTTTCTGGGGCTTGGGATACTGTTCGTTGTACTGTTTCCCCACATGGTGGCTCTTATCCTTCCCGAGGGGGATACATGGTACCTTAGCATTGTCAGGGCCGTGGTATGGGTCTTGGGATCGGTCATGGTTCTGCTTTTGTTCCTTGTGAGCTTCACTGCTGTGGGCACAGTCATTGCAGACCCCTTCAACGATCTGCTTTCTGAGCGCGTGGAAGAGATCAAGATGGGAGCCCCTCTGAAGACTGGAGGAGGTATCTGGCCACAAATGCGAAGGAGCGCCCGTTCTGCCCTGGAATCTCTAAAATACCTGGCCGTATACTTGCTGGGATCGCTCTTGATTCTGCTTTTGGGCCTTTTGCCAGCAATAGGACCTGCTGTGTCTCCAGTCCTTGGGGCAATTTGGACTTTTCTTTTCCTGGCCTTGGAGTTTGGGGATTACTACCTGGCCCGTCACTGGATACGATTTAAAGAACGCTGGAGCATAGTCTGGAAATACAGGTGGGCCAGCATCGGCTTTGGTATGGGCTGCTCTGTGCTGCTCATGATTCCCCTCTTGAACCTTTTTCTCATGCCCGGAGCAGTAACAGGAGGTACGCTGCTTTGGTTGGAACTGAATCCCCCACCAAAGGACAAGCCCATCCCCAGAAGTGAAGCTTAATAAGTATTGTTCGGGATCATTGAGCAATTCTGGCTGGCTTTAATCTGCTAACTGATTTATGCTCGCATGCAGCCTGATCTTCCCCATCTAGTATTGGCCGGTGCAGCTCTAAAGTAAGGGTGGTTGCCACTGGCAAAAAATCTGAGGCACAAGGATCTTTTCCTATTTTAAGCCTGCCCGGGGAACCCCATCAGAGGAAGAGGCCAGTTCCAAGACCGTGTCCCTGAGCAAAGGGCAGGGCCATTGCGGGTGCGCTCCAAGCAACTGCCCCAGATTGGACAATGCAGCAGGAATCCATTTCAGGAAGAATCTCTTTCCCCGGAGCTTACCTAGATAGGCAAAGGCCCCCAGAATCTGCATGTTTCGATGTAACTCCACCAAGGGATATGCTCCCAGAAAATCTTCCCTGGAAAAGGAGATGTTATCAGAAAGGGCATCCAGGTACTGCTCAAGGATAATTGCTTTGGTCTCAGGGGGCAGACCAACGTAAGGATCCAAAAGCAAAGAGGCCACATCATACTGAAGGGGACCCAGCCGTGCCCCCTGGAAGTCTATTATTCTGGCCTTACCCGTTTTGTCTATGAGAACGTTCCTGGATTGGAAATCACGGTGCATCAGGAAGGCCGGGGGGGCAAGCTGTGCGGTGGTTCGGGCAAGCAGTTGGAATTCCTTCATAAGGAATTCTTTTGGCCCTTTCCAAGACATGTAACCTTGTAAAAAGGCTTCCAGGAAATAGACCGATTCTTTCTCCATCATAAGACTTTCGTCGTATCTCGAGCTCTGGTAACACCAGCTTTCATCAAAACCCTTTTTACCCCGGAGCTGAAGTAAGAGAAGGGCTTCCAGAACTGGCTTGTAGAGTCCCAAGATCCCATGCCCGCATTTCTCCTTAAGGGCCGCTTCCTGAAGGCTCACATCCCCCAGATCCTCAAGCAGAAACCAACCCATCTGTTTTTCATACTCGTAAAGCTCTGGAACGGGGATCCCGCGGCTTGCCAAATGACGGCCTATTCTCCAGTAAGCGTCATTTTCCGCCCTTTGATTGGAGTTGCTAAGGGCAATGAGGCTTCCACCTTCCAGTTCCACCCTGAAAAAACTCCTGTCAGAGCCGTCAGAAGCAAGGGGTAGGATACCCAAGACACGGGCTCCCCAGCGGGCCAGGCATTGTTGCTGAATCCAATCAATAAACCTTTCCAAGCTCAGCTCCTGGATCACAAACTGTGGTTGAACCCAGAGGCCACAAGACGCCGGCAGACCACTGCTCCGGGCTCAACACGGGCCTCCTCCCAAAGAATGGATTCTCTTACCCAGGCACCCGAGCCGATCCAGCAGCCCCTTCCAACCACGGCAAAAGGTCCCACACAAGCCCCTGACTCTATCCTTGCCAAGGAATCCACGAATACAGGAGCAATCAGCCTCAC is part of the bacterium genome and harbors:
- a CDS encoding phosphotransferase; this translates as MERFIDWIQQQCLARWGARVLGILPLASDGSDRSFFRVELEGGSLIALSNSNQRAENDAYWRIGRHLASRGIPVPELYEYEKQMGWFLLEDLGDVSLQEAALKEKCGHGILGLYKPVLEALLLLQLRGKKGFDESWCYQSSRYDESLMMEKESVYFLEAFLQGYMSWKGPKEFLMKEFQLLARTTAQLAPPAFLMHRDFQSRNVLIDKTGKARIIDFQGARLGPLQYDVASLLLDPYVGLPPETKAIILEQYLDALSDNISFSREDFLGAYPLVELHRNMQILGAFAYLGKLRGKRFFLKWIPAALSNLGQLLGAHPQWPCPLLRDTVLELASSSDGVPRAGLK
- a CDS encoding EI24 domain-containing protein; amino-acid sequence: MARSIFLVALARGFWAPLGGLAFLKRTPPLWKYVWIPALLNLVLFLGLGILFVVLFPHMVALILPEGDTWYLSIVRAVVWVLGSVMVLLLFLVSFTAVGTVIADPFNDLLSERVEEIKMGAPLKTGGGIWPQMRRSARSALESLKYLAVYLLGSLLILLLGLLPAIGPAVSPVLGAIWTFLFLALEFGDYYLARHWIRFKERWSIVWKYRWASIGFGMGCSVLLMIPLLNLFLMPGAVTGGTLLWLELNPPPKDKPIPRSEA
- a CDS encoding DMT family transporter, with the protein product MSWRASLGLWIACFLWAISFIATKVALEGAPPLTLVGSRLLVSATCFFFWFWGRGRNIPWPGRAALRRLFVLSLLGTGLHYGIQTIGLRYTTASNASIYAVTGPISITVIATLFLGERLTLRKTMGILVALTGVLWVMGWESLKEFRLEGHILGDILVFGSIMLWAGFTVYGKSLMEERGAMEVIALTTIIGAIWMIPVSLWEMAALGFSPLAIPWKAWAAIGFLGITCSFLATLLYFIALRNTESQKVAVYLYTIPPMTYLAAALYLGEQIGSNLLGGSLLILAGVYLTEKG